One Synechococcus sp. PROS-9-1 DNA window includes the following coding sequences:
- a CDS encoding DMT family transporter: MQGLLGAIRGSQSAKEWRACGALIACALAFSLMTVCVKHLGGRLPVAEVVLVRSLISIAITLAMLRRLKVSPWGEQRGLLLIRGGLGTAALLCFFEALARLPLAAATLLQYTYPTLTALAAWLLLGETIRRRIGIAVLLGLLGVTLVVQPEWVGGTMGSLPAMAALIGLGGALLTALAYVSVRQLSVQEHPLVIVFYFPLVSVPATLPLLWGQAALWPNPTEWVWLIGVGLCTQIGQIWLTEGLSALPAARATSINYVQVVFASLWGVLFFAEPITGAVVLGALCVLGATLISLSARTARKAET; encoded by the coding sequence GCCAGTCCGCTAAGGAATGGCGAGCCTGCGGAGCCCTGATCGCCTGTGCGTTGGCGTTCAGCTTGATGACCGTTTGCGTGAAACACCTGGGGGGAAGGCTTCCAGTCGCAGAGGTCGTGCTGGTGCGCTCCTTGATCAGCATTGCCATCACCCTGGCGATGTTGCGTCGTCTCAAGGTCTCGCCCTGGGGAGAACAGCGTGGATTGTTGTTGATCCGTGGGGGCTTAGGGACTGCAGCCTTGTTGTGTTTCTTTGAGGCCCTCGCTCGGCTTCCACTCGCAGCAGCAACCCTGCTGCAGTACACCTATCCAACTCTGACGGCACTGGCGGCATGGCTGCTTTTAGGCGAGACCATCCGACGCCGGATCGGCATCGCTGTGTTGTTAGGCCTGCTGGGGGTCACGTTGGTGGTTCAGCCGGAATGGGTAGGGGGCACGATGGGAAGCCTGCCCGCCATGGCGGCTCTGATTGGCCTAGGCGGAGCGTTACTGACGGCACTGGCTTACGTGAGTGTGCGCCAGCTATCGGTTCAAGAGCACCCTCTAGTCATCGTCTTTTACTTCCCCTTGGTGTCGGTGCCAGCAACCCTGCCCTTGCTCTGGGGGCAGGCCGCGCTGTGGCCCAATCCAACCGAGTGGGTCTGGCTGATCGGGGTTGGGTTGTGCACTCAGATCGGGCAGATTTGGTTAACCGAAGGCCTATCCGCCCTACCTGCAGCACGCGCCACCTCCATTAATTACGTCCAAGTGGTGTTTGCCTCACTGTGGGGCGTGCTGTTTTTTGCCGAACCGATAACGGGCGCCGTAGTGCTTGGAGCCTTGTGCGTCTTGGGCGCCACGCTGATCAGCCTGAGCGCCAGGACGGCTCGAAAAGCAGAAACCTGA